Proteins encoded in a region of the Zea mays cultivar B73 chromosome 2, Zm-B73-REFERENCE-NAM-5.0, whole genome shotgun sequence genome:
- the LOC100272346 gene encoding uncharacterized isoform X1, with amino-acid sequence MGRGKVELKKIENPTNRQVTFSKRRMGLFKKANELAILCDAQIGVIIFSGSGRMYEYSSPPWRIASVFDRYLKAPSTRFEEMDIQQKIVQEMTRMKDERNRLRMIMAQYMAEDLASFSAQDLSNLEQQIEFSLYKVRLRKQELLDQQLLEIHQREMHMPAEQGGYLCLMNPAAAIASGQHQQAGEMVGINPRPFPWWDVGASGSGSGSQSQQQLLHGRDAAESSMTALGLSPQLHGYRLQPRQPNLQQDADIHGWL; translated from the exons ATGGGGCGTGGAAAAGTAGAGCTGAAGAAGATTGAGAATCCAACAAACCGCCAAGTTACCTTCTCCAAGAGGCGGATGGGGTTGTTCAAGAAGGCAAATGAGCTAGCCATTCTTTGTGATGCGCAAATCGGAGTCATCATATTCTCTGGCAGTGGCAGGATGTACGAGTACTCCAGCCCTCCATGGAG AATAGCAAGCGTCTTTGACAGGTACCTGAAAGCCCCTAGCACCCGTTTCGAGGAGATGGACATCCAGCAG AAAATCGTCCAGGAGATGACTAGGATGAAGGATGAGAGGAACAGACTGAGGATGATCATGGCGCAGTACATGGCGGAGGACCTGGCATCGTTCTCCGCGCAGGATCTGAGCAACCTTGAGCAGCAAATCGAGTTCTCGCTGTACAAAGTTCGCCTCAGGAAG CAAGAGCTACTCGACCAGCAGCTGCTCGAGATCCACCAAAGG GAGATGCATATGCCAGCAGAGCAGGGCGGCTACCTGTGCCTCATG AACCCGGCTGCGGCTATTGCTAGCGGGCAGCACCAGCAGGCTGGCGAGATGGTGGGAATTAACCCGAGGCCGTTCCCGTGGTGGGACGTGGGAGCCAGTGGCAGTGGCAGTGGCAGCCAGAGCCAGCAGCAGCTGCTGCACGGCCGGGACGCCGCGGAGTCGTCGATGACGGCGCTCGGGCTGTCGCCGCAGCTGCATGGGTACAGGCTCCAGCCGCGGCAGCCCAACCTGCAGCAGGACGCCGACATCCATGGCTGGCTGTG